A window from Citrus sinensis cultivar Valencia sweet orange chromosome 3, DVS_A1.0, whole genome shotgun sequence encodes these proteins:
- the LOC102613964 gene encoding cationic amino acid transporter 2, vacuolar: MGFLVDSQRDGGGDGGYGMFGCCVRTLVRRKQVDSVHTKPERSHQKLAKNLTIPHLVAIGVGSTIGAGVYILVGTVAREHSGPALALSFLIAGIASAFSAFCYAELASRCPSAGSAYHYSYICVGEGVAWLIGWALILEYTIGGSAVARGISPNLAMLFGSADSLPFFMARQQIPGLGIIVDPCAAILVLIVTGLLCVGIKESTIAQAIVTTANVLAMLFVIIAGSYLGFKTGWSGYELPTGYFPFGVNGMLAGSATVFFAFIGFDAVASTAEEVKNPQRDLPLGIGTALSICCALYMLVSIVIVGLVPYYEMDPDTPISSAFASHGMHWASYVITIGAVTALCSTLMGSILPQPRILMAMARDGLLPPFFSDVNKTTQVPVKSTIVTGIVAAALAFFMDVSALAGMVSVGTLLAFTMVAISVLILRYVPPDEVPVPSTLQSSIDSVSSQFSQSSLSISGKSLVDDVGTLRETEPLLAKRGGAVSYPLIKQVQDILNEENRRTVAGWTIMFTCIGVFVLTYAASDLSLPRLLRLTLCGIGGALLLCGLIVLTSINQDEARHNFGHAGGFMCPFVPLLPIACILINVYLLINLGSATWARVSVWLIIGVLVYVFYGRTHSSLLDAVYVPAARVDEIYRSSRDSLPATHVDGTYCRSQDTLLA; this comes from the exons GTGTTGGCTCAACAATTGGAGCTGGAGTATATATTCTTGTTGGAACGGTTGCTAGGGAGCATTCAGGACCGGCACTCGCCCTTTCGTTTCTTATAGCTGGAATAGCTTCTGCTTTTTCAGCATTTTGCTATGCTGAGCTTGCAAGTCGTTGCCCGTCTGCTGGGAGTGCGTATCATTATTCATACATATGTGTCGGAGAAGG TGTTGCGTGGTTGATTGGCTGGGCTCTGATACTTGAGTACACAATTGGCGGGTCAGCTGTTGCTCGTGGCATATCCCCGAATCTG GCTATGCTTTTTGGAAGTGCCGATAGTCTTCCTTTCTTTATGGCTCGTCAACAAATTCCTGGGCTTGGCATTATTGTTGATCCCTGTGCTGCAATTCTTGTACTTATTGTTACTGGGCTCCTGTGTGTGGGAATCAAGGAG AGTACCATTGCACAAGCTATTGTTACCACTGCCAATGTACTTGCTATGCTGTTTGTCATAATAGCCGGTAGTTATCTGGGATTCAAGACAGGATGGTCTGGATATGAACTTCCTACTGG GTATTTCCCCTTTGGGGTCAATGGGATGCTTGCTGGGTCTGCAACAGTCTTCTTTGCATTCATTGGTTTTGATGCAGTTGCCAGCACTGCTGAGGAG GTGAAAAATCCTCAACGAGATTTGCCATTGGGTATAGGAACTGCACTGTCTATTTGTTGTGCATTATACATGCTGGTCTCCATTGTCATTGTTGGTCTGGTACCTTATTATGAAATGGATCCTGATACTCCAATCTCCTCTGCATTTGCAAGCCATGGGATGCACTGGGCTTC ATATGTGATAACTATTGGAGCTGTTACTGCACTTTGCTCAACATTAATGGGTTCAATTCTTCCTCAG CCACGAATTCTGATGGCAATGGCTAGAGATGGATTGTTGCCACCATTCTTTTCAGATGTTAATAAAACTACACAAGTTCCAGTCAAGAGTACTATTGTGACTGGTATTGTTGCCGCAGCATTGGCATTTTTCATGGATGTTTCAGCATTGGCTGGAATG GTCAGTGTGGGGACACTTCTTGCTTTTACTATGGTGGCGATTTCTGTATTGATTCTCAGATATGTCCCCCCCGATGAGGTGCCAGTTCCATCCACACTTCAGTCATCAATTGATTCTGTATCATCGCAATTTAGTCAGAGTTCTCTGTCTATTAGTGGGAAAAGCCTTGTTGATGATGTTGGTACTTTGAGAGAAACTGAGCCTTTACTTGCCAAAAGGGGTGGAGCAGTCAGTTATCCTCTTATAAAACAAGTTCAAG ACATTTTAAATGAAGAGAACAGGCGAACAGTTGCTGGATGGACTATAATGTTTACATGCATAGGGGTGTTTGTTCTTACATATGCAGCTTCAGATTTGAGCCTTCCAAG gCTTCTCCGGTTGACTTTGTGCGGCATAGGTGGTGCTCTTCTTCTATGTGGTCTGATTGTTCTGACCTCTATAAATCAAGATGAGGCCAGACATAATTTTGGGCATGCAGGAG GTTTCATGTGCCCATTTGTTCCACTGCTGCCTATTGCTTGCATACTTATCAATGTCTACTTACTGATTAATCTGGG ATCTGCCACCTGGGCACGTGTTTCAGTTTGGCTTATCATTGGAGTTCttgtttatgtattttatggCCGCACCCACAGCTCATTGCTGGATGCAGTCTATGTCCCTGCGGCTCGTGTTGATGAAATATACCGTAGTTCTCGAGATTCTCTCCCTGCAACTCATGTGGATGGAACTTACTGCAGGTCTCAAGATACTTTGCTGGCTTAG
- the LOC102614261 gene encoding uncharacterized protein LOC102614261 isoform X1, translated as MADEESSKANLPLPPPFLEVTCRSSGKKTRYAAGTKSSFAVNLINRKLDLGSPLALHIEAVKEGEEPVNFGPDAVLVDYGTGWKLQTVTEVDYAEGVTKGEGIPAQIESSGGTHPTKRVSKPGISSLYIAKILLAFILMFMLGAILTIALENLPRLILFINSSM; from the exons ATGGCGGATGAAGAGTCATCAAAAGCCAATCTTCCATTGCCTCCGCCT TTTCTGGAGGTTACATGCAGAAGTTCCGGTAAGAAAACCCGCTATGCAGCTGGGACAAAATCGAGTTTTGCAGTGAATTTGATCAATAGGAAGTTGGATCTTGGGAGCCCTCTTGCTTTGCATATTGAAGCAGTCAAAGAAGGTGAGGAGCCGGTCAATTTTGGCCCTGATGCCGTTCTTGTGGATTATGGCACTGGCTGGAAGTTGCAAACAGTTACTGAAGTAGATTATGCTg AAGGTGTTACAAAAGGGGAAGGGATTCCGGCACAGATAGAG AGTTCTGGTGGCACACATCCAACAAAGAGAGTTTCAAAACCGGGAATCAGCTCTCTGTATATTGCAAAAATATTGTTAGCTTTCATTCTAATGTTCATGCTTGGTGCAATATTAACAATTGCTCTTGAGAACCTTCCTAGATTGATATTGTTTATTAACTCATCCATGTAA
- the LOC102614261 gene encoding uncharacterized protein LOC102614261 isoform X3 produces the protein MVMLIYYLNQFLEVTCRSSGKKTRYAAGTKSSFAVNLINRKLDLGSPLALHIEAVKEGEEPVNFGPDAVLVDYGTGWKLQTVTEVDYAEGVTKGEGIPAQIESSGGTHPTKRVSKPGISSLYIAKILLAFILMFMLGAILTIALENLPRLILFINSSM, from the exons ATGGtgatgttaatttattatttgaaccAGTTTCTGGAGGTTACATGCAGAAGTTCCGGTAAGAAAACCCGCTATGCAGCTGGGACAAAATCGAGTTTTGCAGTGAATTTGATCAATAGGAAGTTGGATCTTGGGAGCCCTCTTGCTTTGCATATTGAAGCAGTCAAAGAAGGTGAGGAGCCGGTCAATTTTGGCCCTGATGCCGTTCTTGTGGATTATGGCACTGGCTGGAAGTTGCAAACAGTTACTGAAGTAGATTATGCTg AAGGTGTTACAAAAGGGGAAGGGATTCCGGCACAGATAGAG AGTTCTGGTGGCACACATCCAACAAAGAGAGTTTCAAAACCGGGAATCAGCTCTCTGTATATTGCAAAAATATTGTTAGCTTTCATTCTAATGTTCATGCTTGGTGCAATATTAACAATTGCTCTTGAGAACCTTCCTAGATTGATATTGTTTATTAACTCATCCATGTAA
- the LOC102614261 gene encoding uncharacterized protein LOC102614261 isoform X2 produces MADEESSKANLPLPPPFLEVTCRSSGKKTRYAAGTKSSFAVNLINRKLDLGSPLALHIEAVKEGEEPVNFGPDAVLVDYGTGWKLQTVTEVDYAGVTKGEGIPAQIESSGGTHPTKRVSKPGISSLYIAKILLAFILMFMLGAILTIALENLPRLILFINSSM; encoded by the exons ATGGCGGATGAAGAGTCATCAAAAGCCAATCTTCCATTGCCTCCGCCT TTTCTGGAGGTTACATGCAGAAGTTCCGGTAAGAAAACCCGCTATGCAGCTGGGACAAAATCGAGTTTTGCAGTGAATTTGATCAATAGGAAGTTGGATCTTGGGAGCCCTCTTGCTTTGCATATTGAAGCAGTCAAAGAAGGTGAGGAGCCGGTCAATTTTGGCCCTGATGCCGTTCTTGTGGATTATGGCACTGGCTGGAAGTTGCAAACAGTTACTGAAGTAGATTATGCTg GTGTTACAAAAGGGGAAGGGATTCCGGCACAGATAGAG AGTTCTGGTGGCACACATCCAACAAAGAGAGTTTCAAAACCGGGAATCAGCTCTCTGTATATTGCAAAAATATTGTTAGCTTTCATTCTAATGTTCATGCTTGGTGCAATATTAACAATTGCTCTTGAGAACCTTCCTAGATTGATATTGTTTATTAACTCATCCATGTAA
- the LOC102615147 gene encoding uncharacterized protein LOC102615147 — MSVTAGVSDTIIAIRDKLRGKIGQTKVKRYWPGKAPEWADDIEEDNDIRMSRAAALDKAFPRQEDSDIGRKDDPRLRRLAESRIDNRDEIRADHRRIRQAEIVSTEEEEMRQEGLDMEEEDEEALEERRRRIREKLLQREQEEAALLPEEEEEAVEEEEEEESEYETDSEEEQMGIAMLKPVFVPKSERDTIAERERLEAEEQALEELAKRKLEERKVETKKILVEEVRKDEEIQKNLEMEANIADVDTDDEVNEAEEYEAWKVREIARIKRDREAKEAMLKEKEEIEKVRNMTEEERREWERRNPKPAPPPKQKWRFMQKYYHKGAFFQSDAADTAATVRTDEIYHRDFSAPTGEDKMDKTILPKVMQVKHFGRSGRTKWTHLVNEDTTDWNNPWTYNDPLRAKYNAKMAGMNAPIAKPKGSKKLKDWETR, encoded by the exons ATGTCGGTCACGGCTGGTGTTAGTGATACTATAATCGCCATTAGAGATAAGCTCAGAGGAAAAATCGGGCAAACAAAGGTAAAAAGGTATTGGCCTGGTAAAGCCCCTGAGTGGGCAGATGATATCGAAGAGGACAATGATATTAGGATGTCAAGGGCAGCTGCCCTTGATAAAGCTTTTCCGAGGCAAGAAGATTCAGATATTGGCAGGAAGGATGATCCTAGGTTACGCCGTTTGGCTGAGAGTAGGATAGATAATCGAGATGAGATTAGAGCTGATCATAGACGTATTCGACAAGCTGAGATTGTTTCAACCGAGGAAGAGGAAATGAGGCAAGAAGGACTAGATATGGAGGAAGAGGATGAGGAAGCATTGGAGGAGAGGAGGAGAAGGATCAGAGAGAAGTTGCTTCAGAGGGAGCAAGAGGAGGCTGCTCTTCTCCCAGAAGAAGAGGAGGAGGCAGTAGAAGAAGAGGAGGAAGAGGAATCTGAGTATGAGACTGACTCAGAAGAAGAACAAATGGGTATTGCAATGTTGAAGCCTGTGTTTGTGCCAAAGTCGGAAAGAGATACCATAGCGGAGCGTGAGCGGCTTGAGGCTGAAGAACAGGCACTCGAAGAATTGGCCAAGAGGAAATTGGAGGAGAGGAAAGTGGAAACAAAGAAGATACTGGTTGAGGAGGTCcgcaaagatgaagaaattcaGAAGAATTTGGAAATGGAAGCTAATATTGCTGATGTTGATACTGATGATGAAGTTAATGAGGCAGAGGAATATGAGGCTTGGAAGGTGAGAGAGATTGCGAGGATCAAGAGGGACCGGGAGGCCAAGGAGGCAATGTTGAAGGAGAAGGAAGAAATTGAGAAGGTGAGAAACATGACAGAGGAAGAGAGAAGGGAGTGGGAGAGAAGGAACCCAAAACCTGCTCCACCACCAAAGCAGAAGTGGAGGTTTATGCAGAAATATTACCACAAGGGTGCTTTCTTTCAATCAGATGCAGCTGATACTGCTGCAACTGTTAGAACTGATGAGATTTACCACCGAGATTTCTCTGCCCCCACTGGAGAAGATAAGATGGACAAGACCATATTGCCCAAGGTCATGCAGGTCAAGCACTTTGGTCGTAGCGGGAGGACCAAATGGACCCATCTTGTCAATGAGGATACCACTGATTGGAACAATCC GTGGACGTACAATGATCCTCTTCGGGCCAAGTACAATGCGAAAATGGCAGGGATGAATGCACCTATAGCGAAACCCAAAGGAAGCAAGAAGTTGAAAGATTGGGAGACCCGCTAA
- the LOC102615422 gene encoding replication factor C subunit 3 — translation MLWVDKYRPKTLDQVIVHQDIAQNLKKLVTEQDCPHLLFYGPPGSGKKTLIMALLRQVFGPGAEKVKVENKTWKIDAGSRNIDLELTTLSSANHVELSPSDAGFQDRYVVQEVIKEMAKNRPIDTKGKRGFKVLVLNEVDKLSREAQHSLRRTMEKYSASCRLILCCNSSSKVTEAIRSRCLNIRINSPTEEQIVKVLEFIAKKEGLQLPSGFATRLAEKSNRSLRRAILSFETCRVQQYPFKDNQAIPAMDWEEFVFEIASDIMQEQSPKRLFQVRGKLYELLLNCVPPVVVLKRLLYELLKRLDAEIKHEVCHWAAYYEHKMRRGNKAIFHLEAFVAKFMSIYKGFLVATFG, via the exons atgttgTGGGTAGACAAGTACAGACCCAAAACCCTAGACCAAGTTATCGTCCATCAAGACATCGCCCAAAATCTCAAGAAACTC GTGACAGAACAAGATTGCCCGCACTTACTCTTCTATGGCCCACCTGGGTCTGGCAAGAAAACCCTAATCATGGCCTTGCTCCGTCAAGTTTTCGGCCCTGGCGCTGAAAAG GTGAAAGTGGAAAACAAGACATGGAAAATTGAT gCTGGGAGTAGAAATATTGACCTGGAGCTGACCACATTGTCAAGTGCAAATCATGTGGAATTGAGTCCTAGTGATGCAGGCTTTCAGGACAGATATGTAGTTCAAGAGGTAATTAAAGAGATGGCTAAGAATAGACCTATTGACACAAAAGGGAAAAGAGGATTcaaag TGTTAGTACTGAACGAGGTTGACAAGCTTTCTAGGGAAGCCCAGCATTCTCTTCGGAGAACAATGGAGAAATATAGTGCTTCTTGCCGACTAATTTTATGCTGCAACAGTTCTTCAAAAGTCACTGAAGCAATCCGGTCTCGTTGCTTGAATATACGAATCAATTCACCAACAGAAGAACAG ATTGTTAAGGTACTGGAGTTTATTGCAAAGAAAGAGGGACTGCAACTTCCATCTGGATTTGCCACTCGTTTAGCAGAAAAATCGAATCGGAGTTTAAGGAGGGCTATATTGTCATTTGAAACTTGCCGTGTCCAACA GTATCCTTTTAAAGACAATCAAGCAATACCTGCTATGGACTGGGAGgaatttgtttttgaaatagCATCGGACATAATGCAGGAGCAGAGCCCAAAAAG GCTGTTTCAGGTTCGAGGGAAGTTGTATGAACTGCTTCTAAATTGTGTTCCTCCAGTGGTTGTATTGAAG AGGCTGCTATATGAATTATTGAAGAGGTTGGATGCTGAAATAAAGCATGAGGTCTGTCACTGGGCTGCATATTAT GAACATAAGATGCGTCGTGGAAATAAAGCCATATTTCACCTTGAAG CATTCGTGGCCAAGTTCATGAGTATTTACAAGGGTTTCCTTGTCGCAACATTTGGCTGA